A region from the Desulfitobacterium dehalogenans ATCC 51507 genome encodes:
- a CDS encoding rhodanese-like domain-containing protein: protein MNQNTVWIILAVIILGWILVQTIRKNKFKISPQEGKELLDSTKGVILLDVRTPEEYQEIRIPKSKLIPLAVLKTEAPQKIKNKDAQILVYCRSGNRSAAAARILFKLGYTNVKNMGGIIHWPFEKVSGKR from the coding sequence GTGAATCAAAACACAGTTTGGATTATATTAGCGGTCATAATCCTGGGTTGGATACTGGTACAGACTATCCGCAAAAATAAATTTAAAATCAGCCCACAAGAAGGGAAGGAACTTTTAGACTCCACCAAAGGAGTTATCCTTTTAGATGTGCGCACCCCAGAGGAGTATCAAGAAATTCGTATTCCTAAAAGCAAGCTTATTCCTTTAGCTGTCTTAAAAACGGAAGCACCCCAGAAAATCAAAAACAAGGATGCTCAGATCTTAGTCTATTGCCGGAGTGGGAATAGAAGTGCCGCTGCGGCCAGAATTCTATTCAAATTAGGATATACCAATGTCAAAAACATGGGGGGCATTATTCATTGGCCTTTTGAAAAGGTTTCGGGAAAAAGATAG
- a CDS encoding DUF362 domain-containing protein yields the protein MPAYILEKLCRGCQRCLRACPREAIKMVAHVAIVEPDQCVECEECMESCMHGAITFRGEDQAGKARQELKQRLMELQTELTDLRARWPAHSLKPSLIIQLEDLEEEIREIREKLANEGMSI from the coding sequence ATGCCGGCCTATATATTGGAAAAGCTTTGCCGAGGCTGCCAGCGTTGCCTTCGTGCCTGTCCGAGGGAAGCGATTAAGATGGTTGCCCATGTAGCGATTGTGGAGCCTGATCAATGTGTAGAATGTGAGGAATGTATGGAGTCCTGCATGCATGGAGCAATCACATTTCGCGGGGAGGATCAGGCAGGTAAGGCGAGGCAGGAATTAAAGCAGAGACTCATGGAGCTGCAGACAGAGCTCACTGATTTAAGAGCCCGTTGGCCTGCCCATTCTCTGAAACCGAGCCTGATCATTCAACTCGAGGATCTGGAAGAAGAGATCCGGGAAATCAGAGAGAAGCTGGCTAATGAAGGGATGTCTATTTGA
- a CDS encoding helix-turn-helix domain-containing protein translates to MPILVNLDVMMAKRKISLAELAERVDITQANLSILKNNKAKAIRFSTLEAICRELKCQPADLLEYCDED, encoded by the coding sequence ATGCCTATTTTAGTCAATCTCGATGTCATGATGGCTAAACGTAAAATTTCCCTGGCTGAGTTGGCGGAGAGGGTGGATATCACTCAGGCCAATTTATCCATCCTAAAAAACAATAAAGCAAAAGCCATCCGTTTTTCAACTCTTGAGGCCATTTGCCGGGAGCTAAAATGCCAGCCTGCCGACTTACTGGAATACTGCGACGAAGATTAA
- a CDS encoding DUF2975 domain-containing protein, with the protein MGPAQSISKFLIVLLNLTIFFLLLIALALSIYSFQNHLSVDSDLVIGTLFRLSFFGLFIFMIYKLKGIIITVKTGEPFCPNNIKRFYSIATSIFVLGVIDLIGNLNSHQGFVLIDTPYFVIKATSFIYILLGCLALVLAEVFKMALTIKNDHDLTI; encoded by the coding sequence ATGGGCCCTGCACAATCCATATCAAAGTTCCTCATCGTTCTTCTTAATTTAACTATTTTTTTCTTACTTTTAATAGCTCTCGCTCTTTCTATTTATTCTTTTCAGAATCATCTCTCTGTGGACTCAGATTTGGTGATCGGCACGCTCTTCAGACTCAGCTTTTTTGGTCTATTTATTTTTATGATTTACAAATTAAAAGGTATCATTATAACGGTTAAGACCGGGGAGCCCTTCTGTCCGAATAATATTAAACGGTTTTATAGCATCGCCACCAGCATCTTTGTCCTGGGAGTCATCGATCTGATAGGCAATCTGAATTCCCATCAAGGCTTTGTTCTCATCGATACACCTTATTTCGTGATCAAGGCGACTTCATTTATCTATATCCTATTAGGGTGTCTGGCCTTAGTTTTAGCTGAGGTATTTAAAATGGCGCTTACGATAAAAAACGATCATGATTTAACCATATAA
- the thrB gene encoding homoserine kinase — MVRVRIPATSANLGPGFDCLGMALSLYNVVQIESSDVFQITLKGDYTAGITADETNLVWQSMCTLWETIGFEIPTVSLELENNVPPTRGMGSSSAAIVGGLVAANEWAGGVLSKPEILQIANQIEGHPDNVAPALLGGITLAVTAETSVIARTLHSNPQFMALAIVPDFYLSTEKSRNVLPTSISRADAVYNLSRTALLVEALIHENYELLKEGMQDRLHQNQRASLVPGLGETLQVALDHGAYGSALSGSGPTILALVSPDKAEKVSQAMVDSLAGHGLSAKAYLLSVDSEGASVI, encoded by the coding sequence ATGGTTCGTGTCAGAATACCTGCCACCTCTGCGAATTTAGGGCCAGGCTTTGATTGTCTGGGTATGGCCCTTTCTTTATACAATGTTGTCCAGATCGAAAGCAGTGATGTTTTTCAGATCACCTTAAAAGGGGATTACACTGCCGGTATCACCGCGGATGAGACCAATCTCGTTTGGCAGAGCATGTGCACTTTATGGGAAACCATTGGGTTTGAGATACCAACGGTTTCCTTGGAATTGGAAAACAATGTCCCACCCACTCGCGGGATGGGAAGCAGCTCGGCTGCCATCGTCGGAGGGTTGGTGGCAGCCAATGAATGGGCTGGCGGGGTCTTAAGCAAGCCGGAGATTCTTCAGATTGCCAATCAGATCGAAGGCCATCCCGATAATGTGGCACCGGCCCTTTTAGGAGGAATTACCCTGGCGGTCACTGCGGAGACTTCCGTCATCGCCAGAACCTTACATTCCAATCCTCAATTCATGGCCTTAGCCATCGTTCCGGACTTCTACCTTTCCACGGAAAAAAGCCGCAATGTCCTGCCCACTTCCATTTCCCGGGCCGATGCAGTCTATAATCTTTCCCGGACAGCTCTGCTGGTGGAAGCTCTTATCCATGAAAATTACGAACTCCTTAAGGAAGGGATGCAGGACCGGCTGCACCAAAACCAGCGGGCAAGCCTTGTACCCGGTCTTGGGGAAACCTTGCAGGTGGCGCTGGATCACGGGGCCTACGGTTCCGCTCTCAGCGGCTCCGGACCTACCATCCTTGCTTTGGTCTCTCCCGATAAGGCTGAGAAAGTTTCCCAAGCCATGGTGGACTCCTTAGCCGGTCATGGCTTGAGTGCTAAGGCCTATCTCCTCTCCGTCGATTCGGAGGGGGCGTCGGTAATTTAA
- a CDS encoding homoserine dehydrogenase, with product MQVVKIGLLGLGTVGSGVIQILEQNANDIQNRSQSQIKVSKVLVRNLNAPRAIAGDFTLTDQADDVLADPDISVVVEVMGGIEPARTYILEAFKHGKNVVTANKDLLALHGHELLDAAKEAGKDLYFEGSVAGGIPIIAALKQSLTGNKISEVLGIINGTTNYILTAMTEQGRDYHEVLKEAQQLGYAEADPTADVDGLDAARKLAILASIAFNSRVTVNDVYVEGISKITAEDISYARELNSTVKLLAVAKFQTDGIEVRVHPAFVPNNHPLAAVSGVFNAIYVVGDAVGETMFYGRGAGSLPTGSAVVSDIIQVARNIKSNSTANINCTCYNELAIKSEQDFKSAFYIRLRVKDEPRVLATLALLFAEAGVSFASIIQKQKKRQEAEIVLVTHPCEESQLREALDSVRAYSKVLCIHNVIRFESGEHND from the coding sequence ATGCAGGTCGTTAAGATTGGACTGCTGGGTCTAGGAACCGTCGGCAGTGGCGTCATTCAGATCCTTGAGCAAAACGCTAATGATATACAGAACCGTTCCCAAAGCCAAATAAAGGTCTCCAAGGTCCTCGTGCGGAATCTCAACGCTCCTCGGGCTATCGCAGGCGATTTTACTCTGACTGATCAAGCAGACGATGTTCTTGCCGACCCAGACATCAGTGTCGTGGTCGAAGTGATGGGCGGCATTGAACCGGCGAGAACCTATATATTAGAAGCCTTTAAACATGGGAAGAATGTGGTGACCGCTAATAAGGACCTTTTAGCCCTTCATGGTCATGAACTTTTGGATGCTGCCAAAGAAGCGGGGAAGGACCTTTATTTTGAAGGCAGCGTAGCCGGTGGTATCCCCATTATCGCCGCCCTCAAACAGTCACTGACCGGAAACAAAATCTCCGAGGTGCTGGGAATTATTAATGGAACCACCAACTATATCCTGACCGCCATGACTGAGCAAGGCCGTGACTATCATGAAGTCCTGAAGGAAGCTCAGCAATTGGGTTATGCGGAAGCCGATCCGACCGCGGATGTGGATGGCTTAGATGCAGCCCGAAAACTGGCTATTCTTGCTTCTATCGCCTTCAACTCCCGTGTCACCGTGAATGATGTGTATGTGGAGGGGATCTCCAAAATCACCGCTGAAGATATCTCCTATGCCCGGGAGCTCAATTCCACTGTCAAGCTTCTGGCTGTGGCTAAATTCCAAACGGACGGCATCGAGGTTCGTGTCCATCCTGCTTTCGTCCCCAACAACCATCCCCTGGCTGCCGTCAGCGGAGTCTTTAACGCCATCTATGTAGTGGGAGATGCTGTAGGAGAAACCATGTTCTATGGCCGCGGCGCAGGCTCCCTTCCCACAGGAAGTGCAGTCGTTTCGGATATCATCCAAGTAGCTCGGAATATCAAGTCCAATTCCACCGCCAACATTAATTGTACCTGTTACAATGAGTTAGCCATCAAAAGCGAGCAGGATTTTAAAAGCGCTTTTTATATCCGGCTGCGGGTTAAGGATGAACCCCGGGTTCTTGCTACCTTAGCCTTGCTCTTCGCCGAGGCCGGCGTCAGCTTTGCCTCCATCATTCAAAAGCAGAAAAAACGCCAGGAAGCAGAGATCGTCCTTGTTACCCATCCCTGTGAAGAATCCCAGCTGCGTGAGGCCTTGGATTCAGTCCGCGCCTACAGCAAGGTGCTTTGCATCCACAATGTCATTCGTTTTGAATCCGGAGAGCATAACGACTAA
- the ilvE gene encoding branched-chain-amino-acid transaminase, with translation MEKLVYLNGEFVTKAEAKISVFDHGFLYGDGIFEGIRVYHGRIFKCKEHLDRLYESAKTIMLNIGISKAEMEEVLCSTLRKNDLDNGYIRLVVSRGVGDLGLDPNNCAGASIICIADQIKIYPQEMYEHGLEVKTVAVRRTNPDSLSPRVKSLNYLNNIMAKIESIQAGVVEAIMLTQEGYVVEGTADNIFIFRRGALLTPPLSAGCLEGVTRNAVIELAKKKGLEVREELFNRHDVYNADECFLTGTAAELIPVVKADGRVIGEGQPGEIFKNLLEDFRALTLVDGVLIKEG, from the coding sequence ATGGAAAAACTAGTTTATCTCAATGGCGAATTTGTAACCAAAGCGGAGGCCAAGATTTCAGTATTTGATCATGGTTTTTTATATGGGGATGGAATTTTTGAGGGTATTCGGGTTTATCATGGCCGGATCTTTAAATGTAAGGAGCATCTTGACCGGTTATATGAATCTGCCAAGACCATCATGCTGAATATCGGCATTTCCAAAGCTGAGATGGAAGAGGTCCTGTGCAGCACCCTGCGCAAGAATGACTTAGATAATGGCTATATCCGTCTTGTCGTGAGCCGGGGGGTAGGGGACTTAGGGCTGGATCCCAATAACTGCGCCGGTGCCAGCATTATCTGTATTGCCGACCAAATTAAAATTTACCCCCAGGAAATGTACGAACATGGACTGGAAGTCAAAACCGTCGCCGTGCGCCGGACCAACCCGGATTCTCTCAGCCCCCGGGTCAAATCCCTAAACTATCTCAATAATATTATGGCTAAAATCGAATCCATCCAAGCCGGTGTGGTGGAGGCCATTATGCTAACTCAAGAGGGCTATGTTGTGGAAGGCACCGCCGATAACATCTTTATCTTCCGCCGGGGAGCATTGCTTACACCGCCTCTATCGGCAGGCTGTTTAGAGGGAGTTACCCGCAATGCCGTCATTGAACTGGCCAAAAAGAAAGGGCTTGAAGTACGGGAAGAATTGTTTAACCGCCATGATGTCTATAATGCTGACGAATGCTTCCTCACAGGGACAGCAGCCGAATTAATTCCTGTGGTTAAAGCGGATGGCCGGGTGATCGGAGAGGGCCAACCTGGTGAAATTTTTAAGAATCTCCTGGAGGATTTCCGGGCCTTAACCTTAGTAGACGGGGTCCTTATAAAAGAAGGATAA
- the ilvD gene encoding dihydroxy-acid dehydratase, with amino-acid sequence MNSTTIKTGIDRAPHRSLLKALGLTDREISKPFIGVVNSFTELVPGHMHLRQVTEAVKAGIRENGGTPFEFSTVAVCDGIAMGHEGMHYSLASREIVADAIEVMAKGHQLDALVLIPSCDKVVPGMLMAAMRLNIPAIVVSGGPMLPGRFEGRPVTLSTLFEGVGQVHAGKKDEAWLHELEAKACPTCGSCAGMFTANSMNCLTEALGMALPGNGTIPAVYSERLVLAKETGYQVMELYRQDLRPRDIVTQSALKNGVAVDMALGCSTNTILHLPAIANEGDIPWDLGKVNEVSEKTPQICKLAPASETPLAALHEAGGVSAVLKQLLDAGLIDGSTMTVSVVTMAERLKNAKVVDREIIRPQSEPFSQRGGLRILFGNLAPEGAVIKQGALSNQDLIFEGAAKVFNGEVLAAEAIRNLEIKAGDVVVIRYEGPKGGPGMREMLGPTATLAGMGLDSEVALLTDGRFSGASRGLSIGHVSPEAALGGDIALLKDGDKIRIDLGQGRLEWVVSEEEREQRRQEFAAMAVRPDHLKPELRKGYLGRYAYFVQSASQGAALRRVKE; translated from the coding sequence ATGAACAGCACTACCATAAAAACAGGAATAGACCGGGCACCTCATCGTTCCCTTTTAAAAGCCTTGGGACTGACGGACCGTGAGATCAGCAAACCTTTTATCGGTGTGGTCAATTCCTTTACCGAGCTGGTGCCCGGTCATATGCATCTCAGGCAAGTCACGGAGGCCGTGAAAGCAGGTATCCGGGAAAATGGGGGAACCCCTTTTGAATTTTCCACGGTAGCGGTCTGTGATGGAATTGCCATGGGACATGAAGGGATGCACTATTCACTGGCCAGCCGTGAAATTGTGGCCGATGCCATCGAAGTTATGGCCAAGGGACACCAATTGGATGCATTGGTCTTGATCCCCAGCTGTGACAAGGTGGTTCCCGGGATGTTAATGGCTGCTATGCGCTTAAATATCCCGGCGATTGTGGTCAGCGGCGGTCCCATGTTGCCTGGACGATTCGAAGGCCGTCCCGTAACCCTAAGTACACTTTTCGAAGGGGTGGGACAAGTGCACGCCGGCAAAAAGGATGAAGCCTGGCTTCATGAACTGGAAGCCAAAGCTTGCCCGACCTGCGGTTCTTGTGCCGGCATGTTTACCGCCAACTCCATGAACTGTCTGACAGAGGCCCTCGGCATGGCCTTGCCGGGCAATGGTACGATTCCGGCAGTTTATTCCGAACGTTTGGTTCTTGCCAAAGAAACCGGCTATCAGGTCATGGAGCTTTATCGTCAAGACCTTAGACCCAGGGATATTGTAACTCAAAGTGCTTTGAAAAATGGAGTGGCCGTCGATATGGCCTTAGGCTGCTCTACCAATACCATCCTTCACCTGCCCGCCATCGCCAACGAAGGGGATATCCCTTGGGATCTGGGCAAGGTAAATGAAGTCAGTGAAAAAACCCCCCAAATCTGTAAACTTGCCCCTGCTTCGGAAACTCCTTTAGCTGCCCTCCATGAGGCAGGCGGAGTCAGTGCGGTTCTCAAACAGCTCCTGGATGCCGGCCTGATCGACGGCTCAACCATGACTGTGTCGGTCGTAACCATGGCTGAACGCTTAAAGAATGCCAAAGTCGTGGATAGGGAGATTATTCGCCCTCAATCTGAGCCTTTCTCGCAGAGAGGGGGACTGCGCATCCTCTTTGGCAACTTAGCTCCTGAAGGCGCGGTCATTAAGCAAGGAGCTTTAAGCAACCAGGATTTGATCTTTGAAGGGGCGGCCAAAGTCTTCAATGGGGAAGTTCTCGCCGCCGAAGCCATTCGCAACCTTGAAATCAAAGCCGGGGATGTGGTGGTCATTCGTTACGAGGGACCGAAAGGCGGACCGGGTATGCGGGAAATGCTGGGACCAACAGCTACTTTAGCGGGTATGGGTCTCGATTCCGAGGTGGCCTTGCTCACCGACGGACGGTTCTCAGGAGCAAGCCGTGGTCTCTCCATCGGTCATGTATCACCGGAAGCCGCCTTAGGAGGGGATATCGCTCTCTTAAAGGATGGAGATAAAATCCGTATTGATTTAGGTCAAGGCCGGCTTGAGTGGGTCGTGTCGGAAGAAGAAAGAGAACAGCGCCGACAAGAATTTGCAGCCATGGCAGTCAGACCCGATCATCTTAAGCCTGAACTACGTAAAGGCTACTTGGGACGGTATGCCTATTTCGTACAATCTGCTTCTCAGGGAGCGGCCTTACGACGAGTAAAGGAGTGA
- the ilvB gene encoding biosynthetic-type acetolactate synthase large subunit, with amino-acid sequence MGNEKEKESITYATGAALLLDSLVQEGVEVIFGYPGGAVLPIYDALINSPIRHLLPRHEQSAVHAADAFARVSGRVGVCLATSGPGATNLVTGIANAYMDSIPIVILTGQVPTSLLGTDSFQEVDITGITHPITKHSYLVKDPRQIPRIVKEAFYIASTGRPGPVLIDLPKNVLAATEVRPAPAELNLKSYKYFTKGNAGQIEEAARVIAQSQRPVLYAGGGVITAGAGEVLQQVVESANLPVVTTLMGIGSLPTSHPNVLGMVGMHGTVTANYAVDDCDLLIAVGVRFDDRVTSGLGHRFATKAKIIHIDIDPAEIGKVVRTNVPIVGNAKLVLEELLPKLSKPEIATWWKQIRLWQEEKTKVHNPNLNPQVIIETLGEIAGEDTIVTTDVGQHQMWAAQNYPVQAARHFITSGGLGTMGFGLPAAIGAQVAAPDRTVFLVTGDGSFQMSIQELASTVQYQLPVKIILMNNGVLGMVRQLQMVFCDERYSQIQLTANPDFIKIAEAYGIHGIRVTEISEVRNALLEAMNHPGPVLMDFVISEDEVVSPMVPPGKGLTEMLGR; translated from the coding sequence TTGGGGAATGAGAAGGAGAAGGAGAGTATCACCTATGCCACAGGGGCGGCGCTTTTGCTGGATTCCCTGGTCCAGGAAGGAGTAGAAGTCATCTTCGGGTATCCCGGCGGAGCCGTTTTACCCATCTATGACGCTCTGATCAACAGCCCGATACGGCATCTTCTGCCTAGGCATGAGCAGTCTGCGGTTCATGCAGCCGATGCTTTTGCCCGGGTCAGCGGCAGAGTAGGGGTATGCCTGGCCACTTCCGGACCGGGAGCAACGAATTTAGTCACAGGGATTGCCAATGCCTATATGGATTCCATACCCATTGTGATCTTGACAGGGCAAGTTCCCACCAGTCTTTTGGGGACGGATTCTTTCCAAGAGGTGGATATTACAGGGATTACCCATCCCATCACCAAACATTCTTATCTTGTCAAAGATCCGCGGCAGATCCCCCGGATTGTTAAGGAAGCCTTTTATATTGCCAGTACAGGACGTCCCGGTCCGGTCTTAATCGACTTGCCCAAAAATGTTCTGGCAGCAACAGAGGTCCGTCCGGCACCGGCGGAACTGAATCTAAAAAGTTATAAGTACTTTACCAAAGGGAATGCGGGACAAATCGAAGAGGCAGCCCGGGTCATTGCTCAATCCCAACGTCCGGTCCTCTATGCCGGAGGAGGAGTCATCACCGCCGGAGCCGGGGAAGTCCTTCAGCAAGTCGTAGAATCCGCCAATCTCCCGGTGGTTACCACCTTGATGGGGATAGGAAGTCTGCCCACAAGCCATCCCAATGTCTTAGGTATGGTGGGAATGCACGGAACAGTAACGGCAAATTATGCCGTGGATGATTGTGATCTGCTGATTGCCGTAGGGGTCCGTTTTGATGACCGGGTCACCAGCGGTTTGGGCCACCGTTTTGCCACGAAGGCTAAAATCATTCATATCGACATTGATCCCGCCGAGATTGGTAAAGTCGTAAGAACCAATGTCCCCATCGTGGGCAATGCCAAATTGGTTTTGGAAGAGCTTTTGCCTAAGCTCAGCAAACCGGAAATTGCCACCTGGTGGAAACAAATCCGCTTGTGGCAGGAAGAAAAAACAAAGGTCCATAACCCCAATCTAAATCCCCAGGTGATTATTGAGACCCTGGGTGAAATCGCCGGAGAAGATACCATCGTCACTACCGATGTGGGTCAGCACCAGATGTGGGCTGCTCAGAATTATCCGGTTCAAGCCGCCCGGCATTTTATTACCAGCGGCGGGTTAGGCACCATGGGCTTTGGACTCCCTGCAGCCATTGGAGCTCAAGTGGCTGCTCCCGATAGGACGGTCTTTCTGGTTACAGGGGATGGTTCCTTCCAGATGAGCATTCAAGAACTGGCATCCACTGTCCAATATCAACTTCCTGTGAAGATTATCCTCATGAATAACGGCGTCTTGGGCATGGTTCGCCAGCTGCAAATGGTCTTTTGTGATGAACGCTATAGTCAGATTCAGCTTACTGCCAATCCTGATTTTATAAAGATTGCCGAAGCCTACGGCATTCACGGGATTCGCGTTACTGAAATTTCCGAAGTTCGTAACGCTCTCCTGGAAGCTATGAATCATCCCGGTCCGGTCCTCATGGATTTCGTTATATCCGAAGATGAAGTGGTCTCCCCGATGGTTCCCCCAGGGAAGGGACTCACAGAAATGTTGGGGAGGTGA
- the ilvN gene encoding acetolactate synthase small subunit — protein MLHTLAVLVENNPGVLTRVAGLFARRAYNINSLTVCQTENPAISRMTIVVDGDDTVIEQVSKQLHKLVVVHKVTDLTNETVVDRELALIRIKVKADTRLEVLQIVDVFRGRVVDMGRSNLTVELTGDEEKIDAFVRTIRPFGLMELVRTGKIAITRLDS, from the coding sequence ATGCTGCATACTTTAGCAGTTCTTGTCGAGAATAATCCCGGTGTATTGACCAGGGTGGCCGGATTATTTGCCCGGCGGGCATACAATATCAACAGTCTTACCGTGTGTCAGACTGAAAACCCCGCCATTTCCCGGATGACCATCGTGGTTGATGGGGATGATACGGTCATTGAGCAGGTTTCCAAGCAGCTTCATAAGCTGGTGGTGGTCCATAAAGTGACGGACTTGACCAACGAGACAGTGGTGGATCGGGAGCTGGCTTTAATCCGCATCAAGGTGAAAGCGGATACCCGTCTGGAAGTCCTGCAAATCGTGGATGTCTTCCGGGGCAGAGTGGTGGATATGGGACGAAGCAACCTGACCGTGGAGCTCACCGGTGACGAAGAGAAAATCGATGCCTTTGTAAGAACGATACGTCCCTTTGGGTTAATGGAACTGGTACGGACAGGGAAGATTGCCATAACCCGTTTAGACAGTTGA
- the ilvC gene encoding ketol-acid reductoisomerase yields MAKMYYDSDATLELLQGKTIAVMGYGSQGHAQALNLKDSGLNVVVGLRADSRRWKQAEAAGLKVATVAEAAAQADVIQILLPDERQASVYENEIKPHLTAGKCLVFSHGFNIHFGQIVPPADVDVFMVAPKSPGHLVRRTYEEGAGVPGLIAIHQDASGRAYDLALAYAKGIGCTRAGVLETTFKEETETDLFGEQAVLCGGVSELIKAGFDTLVEAGYQPESAYFECLHEMKLIVDLIYEGGLSRMRYSISDTAEYGDMMIGKRIITDETRKEMKKVLAEIQDGTFAKNWLLENQINRPTFNAIERKDAEHPIEKVGAELRGMMPFIKKRD; encoded by the coding sequence ATGGCAAAAATGTATTATGATTCCGATGCAACCTTAGAATTACTCCAAGGCAAAACCATTGCAGTGATGGGTTATGGAAGCCAAGGTCATGCTCAAGCCCTGAACTTAAAAGATTCCGGTCTTAATGTCGTTGTCGGTCTTCGTGCTGATTCCCGCCGCTGGAAACAAGCGGAAGCAGCCGGCCTGAAAGTTGCTACCGTAGCTGAAGCTGCGGCTCAGGCCGATGTGATCCAAATCCTTCTCCCCGATGAGCGTCAGGCCTCCGTCTATGAAAACGAAATCAAACCCCATCTTACAGCGGGTAAATGCTTAGTATTCTCCCACGGCTTCAATATCCATTTTGGTCAAATCGTACCTCCTGCCGATGTGGATGTCTTTATGGTCGCTCCCAAAAGCCCAGGACATCTGGTGCGCAGAACCTATGAAGAGGGTGCCGGAGTCCCTGGATTGATCGCCATTCATCAAGATGCCAGCGGCCGCGCTTATGATCTGGCTTTGGCTTACGCCAAAGGAATCGGCTGTACCCGGGCAGGAGTCCTGGAGACCACGTTTAAAGAAGAAACGGAAACCGATCTCTTTGGAGAGCAAGCTGTACTCTGCGGTGGGGTATCCGAATTGATTAAAGCCGGTTTTGATACTTTAGTGGAAGCCGGCTACCAACCGGAAAGCGCTTATTTTGAGTGCTTACATGAAATGAAGCTGATTGTTGACCTCATCTATGAAGGCGGTCTAAGCCGGATGCGTTATTCCATATCCGATACCGCTGAATATGGGGATATGATGATCGGCAAACGCATCATCACTGATGAAACCCGCAAGGAAATGAAAAAAGTCCTTGCTGAAATCCAGGATGGAACCTTTGCCAAGAACTGGCTCTTAGAGAACCAAATCAACCGTCCCACCTTTAATGCCATCGAACGTAAAGATGCTGAACATCCCATCGAAAAAGTGGGAGCTGAGCTCCGCGGCATGATGCCCTTCATCAAAAAACGCGATTAG